The DNA sequence TTCTGTTAAGTACGTGGAACAGATACTTTCTTGGGCTAATCAGCAAGGGGCAAAGCTGAAGACTAATGTGCTCGAAGCATAAGTGATGGTTATCAAGGCGGATGCTCAAAAGATCAACACCGTTGGCAAGGAGGCAGTTGATGAACTCCGTGAAGAAGTCAAGAATAGTTTGATTAGGAAGATTGAGAATCCGATTCGAAATCGATGCAAGAGGTTTGTTAAAAAAAATGAACATAATGGGCCTGGAGTAAAGCGGCGAATTTTGGATCTTTTTAATGAGCTAGCCGATGAAGCAATTGAAGCAGCAACAGTTCCTGCGATTGAACTGCTAACTGAGCGTTTTCGCGGAGTAGAGAAACAAATTCTCGATGTATTCAATGAGCATCAAGAATATAACGATCCAATCACTGCCGCGTCAAACGCAATAGTTACATCCCATGAAGAGAAACTTCGCCGGTCGGATAAGAAGAAGCGCGAAACCGTGCTTGGTGCTCTCACAACTATGATCAGCATGTGTCCACTACCGTGGGAAGAAAAAACTGAGGAACTAGCAGCATGAGTCAGAATTTAGGACCAATCGTCAATCGTGACGGCTCAATCTACGCTATTTTGCGGGAACACGAAGAGTGGGGTATCCGCACGGTCGATTTGGTTGCTCCTCCGAGCCGCCTTTGGGCGGATCAACCGAATGCCAAAGCCATAGTTGAGTCGGGTGTAGACTGCAATCGTGTATCATCGAGTCCAACACCTGCGGCATTGCTTCGTGCACTTCCCGAAGGTGATAATTGGACAGCGCAAACCAAGCGGAGTGTTGCCCGATTGTTTGTTCATTATTTAATTTGTGAAGATCCACAGCGTCGCATGGACGCACGTAAAGTCATAACGCTTTCACACCAGGTGAGTCTTGTTCAACATATCTTGGAGAATTCTCATTTGCGGCGGGTTCTTATTGCTGATGAAGTAGGGCTAGGTAAGACAGTTGAAGTTGGTCTGCTTGTAAAGCAATTGATGGAAGCAAAGCCAGGACTTCGTGTTTTATATTTGGCTCCGGCCCGTCTGGTGCCTAACGTTGCCAGAGAGTTCGATCGCCTGGAATTAAATTTTCGTCTTTGGCGTGCGAGTGAGTCTGATGCGAGATTGTCCGATTCTCGAATCATCGCAAGCATTCATCGGGCGGTTCACAGCAACAACTACCCTAAAATTCTCGCAACTGAGCCTTGGGATGTTATTGTTGTTGACGAGTGCCACCACCTGTCTGATTGGGCTGCCGGAGGTGGTGATCCGGTCGAGAAATTTCGTTTAGTGCGAGAATTAGTTGCCAGACAAAAATCTGATTCACGGCTTATTTTGTTGAGTGGAACTCCACATCAGGGTCACATTCATCGATTTGATAATCTTCTCGGTTTATTACGGCGACAAAACGAGTCTTCGGAATCTGTTGCAGGGCGTGTCATCTATCGAACAAAGGAGGACGTTCAGGATTGGAATGGAAAACCTTTGTTTCCTTTAAGACAGGTCAATGAGCCGTTGGTCATTGATCTGGGAACATCTTACAAACAGTGGATGAAGAACATTCACGAGTTCTATCGCCCTGCCAAGCACAGTTGTGATGGAGAAACTCCACGCCAGCGAGCGGCGGGTTGGCGGTGTGCCCAGGCGCTTCAGTGGGCCGCTTCCAGTCCACAGGCTGGTCTTGGTTATTTGGTGCGTCAGGCGGTCCGCGCCGGATGGAAATTGGAAGATGGTCACTTAAGGGAGGCCATTCTGGCTTTGAGGCCGTATCGGAATGGTCCTCTTGCTGAATCCGCTGAAGAACTTTTCTCGAGAATTGTCAAGGAAGTCTCACGGCAGGTAGAGTATGGTGACGTTGAAGACATTGAGGAAGAGGATTCTGCCAAGACCAAAATATCTTCCAGTCAACACATCCAGTTGGATTCCTTGCTACGAGAAGGCGTGGTTTTAGTTCAGAAATCTCCCGATATAAAATGGGAATTTTTACGAGAAAAGATTCTCGATAGTTCAAACGGCGAGAAGGTAGTGCTATTTGCCCAACCAATCGAGACGGTTACTGCGTTAGCACGATATCTTGAGCAGCGAACGGGTGTTAAGCCAGCGATTATCATCGGTGGACAAAGCGATATTGAGCGGCGCAAAGAAGAAGAGAGATTTTGGCAAAAGAATGGTCCTCAATTCTTGGTATCTTCGCGAGCAGGTGGTGAAGGCATCAATTTACAGGTAGCACGACGGCTTGTTCATATAGACGTGCCTTGGAATCCGATGGAGCTTGAGCAAAGAGTTGGACGAGTTCACCGGTTCGGATCGAAGAAAACCATTTTGGTTGATACCCTTGTTGTAAAAGACAGTCGTGAGCGGGACGCTTATCGAATTGCGCGTGAGCGTTTACGTTTAATCGCCAGTTCGATTGTTGGTCCAGAACGCTTCGAGACAATTTTCTCACGCGTGATGTGTTTGGTATCGCCAGAGGAACTACAGGAAGTATTGATTGGTAATGCAATCGCTCCACTGAGTGATGAAGAACAGCAACGTGTTTCCGCCATGGTTGAGGGAGGATTTAAGGCATGGAACGAGTTTCATGAAAAATACTCTAAGGTTCAAAACGAAATCCGATCTCAGAATCCTGGCCTTACAGACTGGAACGACATAAAGCGATTTCTAGAGGTTTATATAGACGCAAAGCAGGCCAATGGTTACTCACTTTCTCGTTTTGAACGACGAAATGGTTTGATTGAAGCAGTCGACGAAGCCGCTGAAGTTGTAGAGCTACCTACAGGCCATCGATTGATATTAGGTGATGTGGAAGGGGCGCTTAGCGAAGGACCTGATGGACAAATGGTGGAGCGAGCAGGTCTCAATCTTCCAATAATAGCCGATGTTCTCCGTCGGTGTGCATTTCCGAAGATGACCGCGGGTGCTGCCTATCTCAAGGCAACCGAATCTGATGTGATTCCTCTCCGCCTTGATAAAGATCCATGCGGCTTCTTGTGGTTTTTACGGCAAGTTTTGCAAGCAGAACAACAAGCAGGATGGAATGAACAGAGTTCCAATTTGTTCTGTTATAGAATTTTCAGTAATGGTTTGGTTGCGGAAGTAAGAGGAGCAGAAAAAGCTACTGTGATGAGATGTTTGAACAATGCAACCCCCCGATTGCGTCCAGACGTTGCAGAAGAATTCATAAATAGTATAGTTCATCACGAGCAGGCATTGATTCAGAGCTTGCGGCGGCCGAGTGATGAGCAGATTCTATCTGGTATTCGGTATGCGATCATACCACTCATTGCGGCCGTGCTAACACAATGAGTCTACCGGTCATCCCTTAACCTAACTGTGCTTGTAAGGTTTTCCATTCATAGTTTTCCTATACCCTTCATCATAAGGCTATGATAATTTGATGAGAAAATGTTGTAACGGATGTTCACCCCAGGGAAAATACACAAGTAAAGAAGATAAGGTTGATTAAGAGTATTTTGCCAGTAAATATGTAGTCACTAATAATATGGTTATTTACGAATTATATGCTTGAAAATTAAAAGTAATATGGTATATTGTGGTAGTCATGCATATTGTCGAAAACACCTCAAAATCCGGCAAGAAAATTTATCGTTCTATCCTTTTGCGGGAATCATATCGGGAAGATGGGAAGGTCAAAAAGCGCACGATTGCAAACCTATCGAATTGTACTGCCGGGGAGATCGAAGCGATAAAACTTGCCCTTCGCCACAAAGAAGACCTCAGTGCATTGGGAGCATTATCAGAATCGGTAGAACTGCAAGAGGGACACTCTGTGGGGGCACTCTGGAGTGTGTACCAGGTGGCAAAGGAATTAGGAATAGAGAAGGCCCTGGGCAATAGCTTTGAAGGGAAGCTGGCATTATGGCAGGTACTAGCAAGGGTACTCAATCAGGGCTCAAGGTTATCGGCGACAAGACTGGCACAGGTGCATGCCGTAGGTGATGTATTGGATATGGGTCGTGGATTTGATGAGAATGATTTGTACGATAATCTGGCATGGGTATCCGAGAATCAGGAACGCATAGAGCGAAAGCTCTTTGAGCTGAGAAGAAGAGACACCAGGCCCAAGCTGTTTCTCTATGATGTGACGAGCAGGTATTTGGAGGGAGATCAGAACTATTTTGGTCAGTACGGGTATAATCGAGACGGCAAGAAGGGCAAGAAACAGATCGTCATAGGTCTGTTGTGTGATGAGTCCGGAGAGCCGGTATCAACAGAGGTTTTTACGGGCAATACCCAGGATCAGAAGACCTTTGAGTCTCAGGTAAAGAAAATGGCAGAGCGGTTTGGGTGCAAGGAGGTAACGATTGTAGGAGACCGGGGAATGATCAAGACGATGCACATCGAACGGTTACCGGAAGGATTTCATTACATAACGGCGATAACCAAGCCACAGATAGAAGCGTTGATAAAGAGAGGCATTCTGCAACTGGAGTTATTTGAAGAAAAGCTCTGCGAGGTAAAGGATGAAGGGACAAGATATATTCTCAGGCGCAATCCCACCAGAGCAAAAGAGATGGCAGAGACCCGCAGAGCAAAATTCCAGAGTATAGAGAGTTACATCGAGAGGAAGAATGAGTATCTCAGAGAGCATCAAAGGGCATCAGTATCAAAGGCACTGGAGGCAACACAGGAAAGACTCAGGAGGCTGAGGCTTGAGGGCTGGGTAGGGATAAAAGAAGAAGGCAGGATGTTGAAGCTAGAGAGCAATGAGGGAGCACTTCAGGAGGAATCGTGTCTTGATGGCTGTTATGTGATCAAGACAGACTTGAAGGAGACTGAGGCAGATAAGTATCTGGTACATGAGCGGTACAAGGACTTATCAGAAGTGGAGAAGGTGTTTCGGGACTGTAAGAGAGTGAATCTTGTGTATGTCAGAAAAGAGAAGAGTACGCAAGGCCATGTCTTTATGGTAATGCTTGCACACATGATCCTGCGGAGGCTCCGCACTGCATGGGCAGGGTTTGAACTGACCGTACAGGAAGGTCTCCAGCAGTTGGCAACCATTTGCACCATGGAAGTGATCCTGAAAGGCCAACAAGCACGTTGCCAGAAGATACCACAGCCACGAGAACAATCGAGGAACTTATTAGAGGCGTTGCAGATCAAGTTACCCGCGGTATTGCCAAGGCGAAACATTCGGGTAGTCATCAGAAAAAAACTTACCAATCGACGAATAAACCAGCAAAACTAAGGCTTTCGCAACATCTTATTTCTCTCTTTGAGGTGAACATCC is a window from the Candidatus Jettenia sp. genome containing:
- a CDS encoding IS1634 family transposase, which encodes MHIVENTSKSGKKIYRSILLRESYREDGKVKKRTIANLSNCTAGEIEAIKLALRHKEDLSALGALSESVELQEGHSVGALWSVYQVAKELGIEKALGNSFEGKLALWQVLARVLNQGSRLSATRLAQVHAVGDVLDMGRGFDENDLYDNLAWVSENQERIERKLFELRRRDTRPKLFLYDVTSRYLEGDQNYFGQYGYNRDGKKGKKQIVIGLLCDESGEPVSTEVFTGNTQDQKTFESQVKKMAERFGCKEVTIVGDRGMIKTMHIERLPEGFHYITAITKPQIEALIKRGILQLELFEEKLCEVKDEGTRYILRRNPTRAKEMAETRRAKFQSIESYIERKNEYLREHQRASVSKALEATQERLRRLRLEGWVGIKEEGRMLKLESNEGALQEESCLDGCYVIKTDLKETEADKYLVHERYKDLSEVEKVFRDCKRVNLVYVRKEKSTQGHVFMVMLAHMILRRLRTAWAGFELTVQEGLQQLATICTMEVILKGQQARCQKIPQPREQSRNLLEALQIKLPAVLPRRNIRVVIRKKLTNRRINQQN
- a CDS encoding DEAD/DEAH box helicase, whose amino-acid sequence is MSQNLGPIVNRDGSIYAILREHEEWGIRTVDLVAPPSRLWADQPNAKAIVESGVDCNRVSSSPTPAALLRALPEGDNWTAQTKRSVARLFVHYLICEDPQRRMDARKVITLSHQVSLVQHILENSHLRRVLIADEVGLGKTVEVGLLVKQLMEAKPGLRVLYLAPARLVPNVAREFDRLELNFRLWRASESDARLSDSRIIASIHRAVHSNNYPKILATEPWDVIVVDECHHLSDWAAGGGDPVEKFRLVRELVARQKSDSRLILLSGTPHQGHIHRFDNLLGLLRRQNESSESVAGRVIYRTKEDVQDWNGKPLFPLRQVNEPLVIDLGTSYKQWMKNIHEFYRPAKHSCDGETPRQRAAGWRCAQALQWAASSPQAGLGYLVRQAVRAGWKLEDGHLREAILALRPYRNGPLAESAEELFSRIVKEVSRQVEYGDVEDIEEEDSAKTKISSSQHIQLDSLLREGVVLVQKSPDIKWEFLREKILDSSNGEKVVLFAQPIETVTALARYLEQRTGVKPAIIIGGQSDIERRKEEERFWQKNGPQFLVSSRAGGEGINLQVARRLVHIDVPWNPMELEQRVGRVHRFGSKKTILVDTLVVKDSRERDAYRIARERLRLIASSIVGPERFETIFSRVMCLVSPEELQEVLIGNAIAPLSDEEQQRVSAMVEGGFKAWNEFHEKYSKVQNEIRSQNPGLTDWNDIKRFLEVYIDAKQANGYSLSRFERRNGLIEAVDEAAEVVELPTGHRLILGDVEGALSEGPDGQMVERAGLNLPIIADVLRRCAFPKMTAGAAYLKATESDVIPLRLDKDPCGFLWFLRQVLQAEQQAGWNEQSSNLFCYRIFSNGLVAEVRGAEKATVMRCLNNATPRLRPDVAEEFINSIVHHEQALIQSLRRPSDEQILSGIRYAIIPLIAAVLTQ